Proteins co-encoded in one Zymomonas mobilis subsp. mobilis ATCC 10988 genomic window:
- a CDS encoding retropepsin-like aspartic protease, producing MVTFLCQQNLENFSLSATKMGSLTVFPSLIPAFTVTGIDHKQSLPIKYQDINKNRTWKIPYINASLNGKKTILLLDTESAISKLPIELKDSPHVHIVGHINYADNGTAEIFSGDLGIVDELKIGTAVLKNVPVLFTTTKKAYLGLMVLQKLGKIKINKQQMTFGKNINCNCQQDIHLGSTFEGDYQALKYPITWQGRTDLVAIDLSEENTDFNLLQFKSEFTPEEQILFEKQKKIIDEFTDITKDKITDPAYIVESDLSIDGINYRKRQKLVLKDTRRRPTMTIGASILEKADLYLDFINHKACLKSIQ from the coding sequence GTGGTTACCTTCCTTTGTCAACAAAACCTAGAAAATTTTTCCCTTTCAGCAACAAAAATGGGAAGTCTAACTGTATTTCCCTCTTTAATACCCGCTTTTACGGTTACCGGAATAGATCATAAACAATCATTACCGATAAAATATCAAGATATAAATAAGAACAGAACCTGGAAGATTCCTTATATTAACGCCTCTTTAAATGGCAAAAAGACGATTCTTCTTCTGGATACGGAATCCGCGATTAGTAAATTACCCATAGAGTTAAAAGATTCGCCCCATGTCCATATTGTTGGACATATCAACTATGCAGATAATGGGACTGCTGAAATTTTTAGTGGCGATCTCGGTATTGTTGATGAACTCAAAATCGGAACAGCCGTTTTAAAAAACGTTCCCGTTCTCTTTACTACTACAAAAAAAGCCTATTTGGGGCTGATGGTTCTTCAAAAACTGGGTAAAATCAAAATAAATAAACAGCAGATGACCTTTGGCAAAAATATCAACTGTAACTGTCAACAGGACATTCATCTTGGAAGTACATTTGAAGGAGATTACCAAGCACTCAAATACCCCATTACATGGCAAGGTAGAACCGATCTAGTTGCCATAGATCTTTCTGAAGAAAACACCGATTTTAACTTACTACAGTTCAAATCTGAATTTACGCCAGAAGAACAAATATTATTTGAAAAACAAAAGAAAATTATTGATGAATTCACCGACATTACTAAAGATAAAATAACTGATCCAGCCTATATCGTGGAATCAGATTTATCTATTGATGGGATCAATTATAGAAAAAGACAAAAATTAGTCCTCAAAGATACTAGACGGCGTCCTACGATGACTATCGGAGCATCCATCCTCGAAAAAGCTGACCTCTATCTCGATTTTATCAACCACAAAGCC